The DNA sequence CGGACATCATGACCATGGAGCATGGTCGCGCCATCGGTCCAAGCGGCCATGCGACGCCAAGGGTCCCACTTCACGTCGTTTGCCTGGACAGACCGCCTGCGACGGTCGGGCGTCCGCATCTCGATGGATGGCAAAGGCGTTCGCAAGCGCACCTTGGGCAACATCTTCATCGAGCGCTTGTGGCGCACCCTGAAATACGAATGCGTCTATTTGCATGCTTGGGAGACCGGATCACAGGCACGCACCGGTGTCCGCAACTGGATGGAATTCCACAACCACCGCCGGCCGCACAAGGCCCTTGGCGGCCGACCGCCGGCAGTGGTCTCCTCACTGACAGGAGAAGCAACGCAACCCGATCAGCAGGAGCAGATCAGAGCTTGAAAAGCGCCAGATCCCGTCAAAGGAATGGGGAGAACATCACATCGCAACCCTGGCCTAGGGCATGTTCATCATACGGATCGCGGCTGTCAGGGCGGTCTCAACCGGTCGTCGCAACATGGTCAGTTTCGGCGTTCGTGAGCAGCGCGTCCAGTGCCTCTGCCGGGGTTCTCCAGCCGAGGGTTTTGCGCGGACGTCCGTTGAGCGCAGCTGCAACAGCTTCGAGATCATCAGGACCGTGCAAGCTAAGATCGGTGCCCTTGGGGAAGTATTGGCGCAGCAGCCCATTGGTGTTTTCATTTGTGCCGCGCTGCCATGGGCTGTGAGGATCGCAGAAGTAGACCGGCAGATCAGCGGCAACGGTCAGTTCGGCATGACGGGCCATCTCGGACCCCTGATCCCAAGACAGCGACCGCCGAAGATGGCGGGGCAGATGAACGATGCTCCGCACGATGGCATCGCGCACGGCCTCGGCACCGTGACCCGCAAGAGGCGGCCCATTCTTCACGCGTGGTCCGTCACCATGCCCGGGCATCCGTGGAAGGTGCAGCAACAGCGTTAAGCGCGTCTGCCGCTCGACCAGCGTGCCGATGGCAGAGCGGTTGAGGCCGATGATGAGGTCGCCTTCCCAATGGCCGGGGACGGCACGATCCGCAGCTTCGGCGGGGCGCTCGCTGATCATGATTTCGGATGTCACGAAGGATTTTCCTCGGCCGGCAGTCCGGGCACGGGGCACACGCAACGCTCGACCAGTGCGCAAACACGCCGTCAGCTCACGGCGCAGAGCGCCACGCCCCTGAATGTAGAGCGCCTGGTAGATGGCCTCGTGACTGATCCGCATGGTCTCGTCCCCTGGAAAGTCGATGCGCAACCGACCGGCAATCTGCTCGGGACTCCAGGCTTTGGCCCACCGACGCGATTGCCGCCGTCCATGTCGCCGGCCTTTCCAGGCTGTAGGCGGGCCAACAACGACCGAGCCACCCGGGTGCGAGATATGGCCGGAGAGCCTGTCCTGCACATACTGCCGCAAAGCCGCGTTCGTCGCCAGCTTTGCGGCCTTTGGCCGCTCGGCCGCGCGCTCGGCATGCCACTGGGCCGTGGTCGCACGATACTCAAACCCGCCGGAGCGTGTGGCGGCATTGCGACGGATCTCCCGCGAGATAGTCGACGCAGCGCGGCCAAGACGGCGGGCAATCTCACGCAAGCCGACATTCTGCACCAAGAGCAGAGCGATCTCTTCACGCTCTTCCAGGCACAGGTAGCGCCGAGACGGTGCCGCCGCGGATGGAGCTAGATGTGAAGGGGGCATGCCGCCAGCCTTTCGAAACCACCGTGTTCCGACCGGCTGCGAGATGCCGGTCCGGGCGGCAGCGTCCTCGCTGGAAAGACCCAATGCAATCAGGGACCAGAAACGGCGCCGCTCCGACTGCCTTGCCACTCCCGGCCGCCCTGGTGAGCGCAATTTGCGCCTCGTCGACTGTTCGGATCTTCGTTTGCCTGTCGTCATCGCAACCTCCATCAGCAGAGTGTTGCGACGACCGGTTGAGACCGCCCAATACTCCTCTGTCGACTACCAGTCGCTGAAAACGCGGCATCCTGATCTCAATGAGCGAGCGCAGGAACTGTTACGACAACGCGATGATCGAGACGTTCTTCAAGACTCTCAAGTCCGAGCGGGTTTGGCTGGTCGACTGGCAATCCCACCAGCAGACTGAAAGCGCCGTCGCCAGATACATCGACGGGTTTTCTAACCCCGTCAGGCGACATTCATTGCTTGGCTTCCAAAGCCCCACCGCCTTCGAGCGAATGGCCCCAGACATGAGCTAAACGCTCTCTACAAAAGCCGGGCAAGTCCAATGATGGTGTGCTGCTTCAGTAGGTAATCACGATAAAGTGATGACCAGCGTCCTGCGGAGATTCCAGATCTTACAACCCAAGAGTGCGTAGAGTTTAAATTGCTCACCTTTAAGACTTTCTGCACTGTCTGCATTTGTTTTATCTAAACATTTCGGTACGTTTCACCTCCGTTTCAGCGATAATTCACGTTGCTGAGAGGCGACGTGTCCTGAGCAGATTTCGTTCGCTCGGAACGTATCACTGCTAGAGTTGCAGCCCATCTCGACTGGAACCGTACCGTTCGGTTCTTTCTTGGTCATGCATCTTCGCGTACATAATGTGGTAATGAAGGTTAACAGGGTCGCCGTCGCGGTCCTGCACTTGGCCCCTGCAGTATTTGCGCACGGGCCCCGATCGGAGCGAGGCCAGACCATGCGACACGGCATCCGACCCCATCCCCCGTGCCTGCACTGGCCGATCGCTTACTGACCCCTGAAGGGTGCCTTCGGGCGCCCCGGCAATTCCGATTACCTGATTGGCCCCCAGAGCTGTTCTGCGGGGACGGACCTCTTACGCCCCTGTTCTAAGGAGACGCCCATGCCCGTCCTTACCCAACTTGAAGGCACGACCATTACCGGAACCGTCGACTCTCCGGTGGTGACGCTGCCGCCCACCTCCGTGCTGAATGATTTCGGCGCCGGCCAGTCCTTTGACGGCTATCGCGTCCAGGACGATGAGACCGGACCGAACACCGTTACTGCCGGTGAGTTCCTGACGCCGATCATCGATGGAGAGCCCCTGCCGGGCACGTATCTAGGGTCCGGCGTCCTGTCGACAGCGGCCGCCAATATCGGTCAGCTGTCGGGTGCGTTGACCAACGGCGTCCGCCTGCAGGTAAATCCAGTGGACGTCGACTATTTCCGCGACAATGACGGCAACGTGTATTTCATCAGCGATCAGCCCCTGACCGCAGACCGCCTTCAGGCGACCCTCACTGTTCGGGTCCTTGGTGTGAACACGACCGTGACGGTTCCGCTCAACGAGGTGAACCAAACCATTGCAGGGCTGGACCCGACAGGGGCTCTGCGTGCCGCGCTGCCGCAAGTCACAGGATTGACCCAGCAGGTGCTTGATACCGCCGTGATCAATACCACGATCAGCGGTGACGGGACGCTCGTGCTGGCGGATGACGATATCGAAATCGTGTGCTTTGCCGCCGGCACCCTGATCGACACGCCGGATGGGCCGGTGGCCGTCCAGACCCTTCGCCCGGGCGATCTGGTCATGACGCGCGACAACGGGGCGCAGCCGCTGCGCTGGACGGGATCGCAGCGCCTGTCCGCGGTGGCGCTGGCGCGCAATCCGCGCCTGACGCCGGTCCGCATCGCGGCAGGTGCCCTAGGCATCAACACACCGTCCCGGGATCTGATTGTCTCTCCCCAGCATCGGGTGCTGGTGCGGTCCCGGATCGCGCAGCGCATGTTCGGTACGTTCGAGGTGCTGGTCGCGGCCAAGCAGCTGCTGTCGCTGGACGGGTTCGAACTGGCCACCGATCTGGCCGAGGTCGAATATTTCCACATCATGTTCGACCGCCACGAGGTAATCCGGTCCAACGGGGCGGATACCGAATCGCTCTATACCGGCGTGCAGGCCCTGCGCATGGTCGGCCCGGCCGCACGGCAAGAGCTGCTGACCCTGTTTCCGGACCTGGTCGATGCGGGTCGCGCGACCCTTCCCGCACGCGATCTTCCGCAGAACAGGATGGTGCGCAAGATGGCCGAACGCCATCAGCGCAACGCCTGCGCACTGGTGGGCTGAACCGCCGGCGCGACAGCAAGAAGGCCGCCCATCACGGGCGGCCTTTTCGATTCAGGCCCGTCGTGCCTTGCGGGCACGCTGCCAGGGGGCGCCGTGCTCCAGCCACAGGGCCGACACCCACCACAGCGCCACGCAGGCCCACAGATCGACCGCAAGACGCCGCCACGTGGGCTGGTCCGCGGGGGTCATCTGGAACGCGTCGCCCAGCACCGACAGCAGCACGCAGGCCACGAAGGCGAACAGTCCGCCCTTGCCGATCTGCTGCAATGCGACGCCGGGGCGGGTGGCCGCCAGCCATTCCATCGGCCGCGCCAGGGGGACCGAGACCAGCCACGCGGCGGCGACGATCGCCAGATAGCGGGTGCCGTCCAGGCTCCATTTGTCGATGGTGCCATAGACCTGCATCAGCGCTTGGCGAAACGCCAGCGCGGGCTCTCCGATCCGGGCGCCGATGACGATGGCGCTGCCGAAGGCGAACATGCCGATCGCCAGCACGGTCAGCACGTGCCGCCACGGCCACAGAACCGCCATGATCGTCTGGCGATAGAGGCCGATCGCCGTACCTGTATAGAACAGCATCTGCCAGCCGAACGGGTTGAACAGGAAGCCGTTCTCGGTCCGGTGGTTCGGGATCATCGCGTTCAGTTCGGGCGCGTGCCACCACAGCAGGACCGACCCCAGCGCCACGATCAGCGGCCAGCGCAGCATCAGCGGCACCACGACCACCGAAAGGGTGATCAGGATCACGTAGACGGCCAGCACATCGATGATGTTGGGCTGGACCCAGAAGGTGGCGACCGTGCCGACGAAGCCCAACGGGTTCTCCAGGATCCAGATCGCGTACTGGTTCCAGATCGCCGTGTGCGGACGATCCAGCGCCAACAGGGCCGCCGACAGCAGGGCCATCAGTACTGCGCCGATCAGCATGGCGCGCCAGACCTCGAACGCGCGGCGGGCGAACCGGCGCTGGGCCATGCGGCGTCCCTCGCGAGTTTCAACGCTGCGCCAGACGAGGCCCACCAGGAAGCCGGACAGCAGCACGAACATCTCGGACGCATCGAAGATCGAGAAGTTCGGCAGCGTCGTCCCCCGCAGGACCGAGATCGGCATGTGGTTGATCATGATGCTGACCAGCGCGTAGCCGCGCAGCATATCCAGCGCAATCAGACGGTTCATGCGGGCAACCGGCTCCACCGGGTCAGGAGGGCCGGATCCAGCAGCATGGCGTCCGTTTCGGTGCGATCCATGTCGTCAAGGGCGGCGACCTGTCCGCTGGCATGCTCGATCTTGGCGCCGGCGGTGATCCGGGCCAGGCGGACCGCGCGGGGCAGGTCGTCGGGCAGGGGGGCCAGCATCGCGACATGGCGCGCCAGCAGGTCCGCGTCGGACCCAAGCCGCAGCAGGCTGTCGCGCCCGGTCATGGCCTGGGGCAGGGACCGGCTGATGGCCGCGGCCTCTGTCAGGATGGCGGGGGGATCGCGTTCTTCGGGGGTGACCAGCAGGCCGCGCAGACGTGCCCACCGGCCGAAGACCGGGCTGGCCGACAGACGCGAGGTCAGAGGCGACAGGATCAGCCCCGCCAGGATCGGCGACAGCCAGATCAGCTGGGCAGGAGAGAAGGTCGCCAGCACGATCAGCGTGCCCAGGCCCAGGACGACATGCGCCCAGTGATGGCGCAGCACCACGCCCCAGGACGGCATCGACCCGGCGCGGGTCTGCGCGTTCCAACCGCTGTCGCGGCCCGACAGGATCTCGAAGATCTGGCGGGTCTGGACCAGCATCTGCACGGGCGCGATCAGCGCGGACAGGACCGTCTCGAAGATGGCGCTGGCAAAGATGCGTACGCGGCCGCCGGAATTGCGCGCCAGGGGACGCGCCCAGGCCCGGAAGGTCGCGATGAACTTGGGCAGAAGCAGCAGGCCCATGGCGATGGCGAACAGCCACAGCATCCGGCGGCTGTCGAAGACCGGCCATTCGGGGAACAGCTGATAGGCGTTGGGGAAATATTCCGGCGTCGACAGCAGCACGGTGGCCGACAGGACCAGACCCACCAGGATCAGGGCCAGCCACAGCGGGCTCATCAGAAAGCCCATGATGCCGATGATCATGTGCGCCCGGCTGACACCGCGCAGGCCCTTGACCCCCAGCAGGCGGGAATGCTGCAGGTTGCCCTGCGCCCAACGGCGTTCGCGCACGGCCATGTCCAGCAGCGTGGGCGGGCATCCCTCATAGCTGCCGCGCAGGTCGTGATCCAGGCGCACGGCCCATCCGGCCCGGCACAGGGCGGCGGCTTCGACGAAATCGTGGCTGAGGATGGTGCCCCCGAAGGGCGGATTGCCGGGCAGGCGGGGCAGGCCGCAGGCCTGGGCAAAGGCGCTGACGCGGATGATCGCGTTGTGACCCCAGTAGTTGCCGGTATCGCCCGACCACGCGGCCACGCCGCGCGCGATCATCGGGCCATAGACGCGGCCCGCGAACTGGGTCAGGCGGGCAAAGATCGTCTCTCCGCCGACCAGCATGGGCATGGTCTGGATCAGGCCCGCCTGGGGGTCCGCCGACATGCGCGCCGACAATGCGCGGATGGTGGCGCCCGACATCACGCTGTCGGCGTCCAGCACGACCATCTGGTCATAGCGTCCGCCCCATTGGCGCACGAATTCCGCCAGATTGCCCGACTTCCGATCGTCGTTGGACAGGCGGCGGCGATACCACAGGGGCAGCGGCGACAGGGCGCGGGCGCGGTCGATCACCAGCGTCTCGTTGACAGCGATGGCGGGGTCGCGGGTGTCCGACAGCACGAAGATCTCGGTCCGATCGGCCATGCCCTCGGCCTCCAGCTCTCGGGCAAGGGCGACCAGAAGGCCCGTGCTGGTCGCGACATCCTCGTGATAGATCGGCATGACGACGACGACGCGGGCATCGTTCGGCCCATCCGGCGTGGTCAGGCGGGGGGCCAGGAACCCGGCCAGCGTCCCGCAGAAGGAAAAGCCCACCCAGGCAAAAGTCGGCACGAACAGCACCAGCAGCGCGATCTGCATCGGCGTGGGATCGGCGCCGAAGGCCGCCAGCATCTGCGAAAAGCCCACGACGGCCAGGACCGCGGTGCCGCCAAAGGCGATGAGCCGCGCCAGCCAGACGCGAAGGCTGTTCATGCGCCGCGTGGGCCCCGCCTGCGGGTGGCGCGCGAAATCCTGCACGGGCATCGTCAGCGGCGCCAGAGGCGGCACAACGGGTGCCACGGCCGGCGCGTCGGAACGACCGGCCGTCGTCATGTCATGGTCCATGGTCATGCCGTCCAGCGCGTCAGCCAGGTCTCGCTGAGGGCGAGGCCGTCGGGATCGGTCAACAGCGCGCTAAGTTCGGACAGCTGCGTCCGCCCCGGTTCGAATTCGAATGCCAGGCGCAGCACGCCCTGTTCCGGCAGCGGTTTCAG is a window from the Paracoccus marcusii genome containing:
- a CDS encoding IS30 family transposase; the encoded protein is MTTGKRRSEQSTRRKLRSPGRPGVARQSERRRFWSLIALGLSSEDAAARTGISQPVGTRWFRKAGGMPPSHLAPSAAAPSRRYLCLEEREEIALLLVQNVGLREIARRLGRAASTISREIRRNAATRSGGFEYRATTAQWHAERAAERPKAAKLATNAALRQYVQDRLSGHISHPGGSVVVGPPTAWKGRRHGRRQSRRWAKAWSPEQIAGRLRIDFPGDETMRISHEAIYQALYIQGRGALRRELTACLRTGRALRVPRARTAGRGKSFVTSEIMISERPAEAADRAVPGHWEGDLIIGLNRSAIGTLVERQTRLTLLLHLPRMPGHGDGPRVKNGPPLAGHGAEAVRDAIVRSIVHLPRHLRRSLSWDQGSEMARHAELTVAADLPVYFCDPHSPWQRGTNENTNGLLRQYFPKGTDLSLHGPDDLEAVAAALNGRPRKTLGWRTPAEALDALLTNAETDHVATTG
- a CDS encoding IS3 family transposase, with amino-acid sequence MSMSERRNCYDNAMIETFFKTLKSERVWLVDWQSHQQTESAVARYIDGFSNPVRRHSLLGFQSPTAFERMAPDMS
- a CDS encoding Hint domain-containing protein — protein: MPVLTQLEGTTITGTVDSPVVTLPPTSVLNDFGAGQSFDGYRVQDDETGPNTVTAGEFLTPIIDGEPLPGTYLGSGVLSTAAANIGQLSGALTNGVRLQVNPVDVDYFRDNDGNVYFISDQPLTADRLQATLTVRVLGVNTTVTVPLNEVNQTIAGLDPTGALRAALPQVTGLTQQVLDTAVINTTISGDGTLVLADDDIEIVCFAAGTLIDTPDGPVAVQTLRPGDLVMTRDNGAQPLRWTGSQRLSAVALARNPRLTPVRIAAGALGINTPSRDLIVSPQHRVLVRSRIAQRMFGTFEVLVAAKQLLSLDGFELATDLAEVEYFHIMFDRHEVIRSNGADTESLYTGVQALRMVGPAARQELLTLFPDLVDAGRATLPARDLPQNRMVRKMAERHQRNACALVG
- the opgC gene encoding OpgC domain-containing protein; translated protein: MNRLIALDMLRGYALVSIMINHMPISVLRGTTLPNFSIFDASEMFVLLSGFLVGLVWRSVETREGRRMAQRRFARRAFEVWRAMLIGAVLMALLSAALLALDRPHTAIWNQYAIWILENPLGFVGTVATFWVQPNIIDVLAVYVILITLSVVVVPLMLRWPLIVALGSVLLWWHAPELNAMIPNHRTENGFLFNPFGWQMLFYTGTAIGLYRQTIMAVLWPWRHVLTVLAIGMFAFGSAIVIGARIGEPALAFRQALMQVYGTIDKWSLDGTRYLAIVAAAWLVSVPLARPMEWLAATRPGVALQQIGKGGLFAFVACVLLSVLGDAFQMTPADQPTWRRLAVDLWACVALWWVSALWLEHGAPWQRARKARRA
- the mdoH gene encoding glucans biosynthesis glucosyltransferase MdoH, with the translated sequence MTMDHDMTTAGRSDAPAVAPVVPPLAPLTMPVQDFARHPQAGPTRRMNSLRVWLARLIAFGGTAVLAVVGFSQMLAAFGADPTPMQIALLVLFVPTFAWVGFSFCGTLAGFLAPRLTTPDGPNDARVVVVMPIYHEDVATSTGLLVALARELEAEGMADRTEIFVLSDTRDPAIAVNETLVIDRARALSPLPLWYRRRLSNDDRKSGNLAEFVRQWGGRYDQMVVLDADSVMSGATIRALSARMSADPQAGLIQTMPMLVGGETIFARLTQFAGRVYGPMIARGVAAWSGDTGNYWGHNAIIRVSAFAQACGLPRLPGNPPFGGTILSHDFVEAAALCRAGWAVRLDHDLRGSYEGCPPTLLDMAVRERRWAQGNLQHSRLLGVKGLRGVSRAHMIIGIMGFLMSPLWLALILVGLVLSATVLLSTPEYFPNAYQLFPEWPVFDSRRMLWLFAIAMGLLLLPKFIATFRAWARPLARNSGGRVRIFASAIFETVLSALIAPVQMLVQTRQIFEILSGRDSGWNAQTRAGSMPSWGVVLRHHWAHVVLGLGTLIVLATFSPAQLIWLSPILAGLILSPLTSRLSASPVFGRWARLRGLLVTPEERDPPAILTEAAAISRSLPQAMTGRDSLLRLGSDADLLARHVAMLAPLPDDLPRAVRLARITAGAKIEHASGQVAALDDMDRTETDAMLLDPALLTRWSRLPA